A segment of the Methanomassiliicoccaceae archaeon DOK genome:
GACTGCTGGTGATCTGATGGAAATCGCAGTGATTGGAAGCGACGAGTTCACGCTCGGGTTCAGGCTAGCCGGAATCAGGCGTGTGTTCGTGGCGAACTCAGAAAACTACCAGGAGAAGATACTGGAAGCACTTTCCCAGTCCACAATTGGTATCCTCGCAGTGGATGCGAAGGATCTCGACAATCTCTCTTACACAGTCAGGAACAGGGTAATGGACTCCATCCAGCCTGTGGTCGTGCCCG
Coding sequences within it:
- a CDS encoding V-type ATP synthase subunit F, producing MEIAVIGSDEFTLGFRLAGIRRVFVANSENYQEKILEALSQSTIGILAVDAKDLDNLSYTVRNRVMDSIQPVVVPVGGDESDLREKVKRVIGVDLYKSEDE